From Methylobacterium radiodurans, a single genomic window includes:
- a CDS encoding adenylate/guanylate cyclase domain-containing protein, with amino-acid sequence MLERRPPQPVPPTALADGSEADDVPFGALQTCVAIRDWLLSEGARLPQADDLLSGLAERLNQIGVPVDRASTAIDTLHSEYSGVGRVWTPESGTTVRLFPHGEVSERAYHESPFYTVHESGEWLLLDLTEPGDVPYSILPELRAAGYTHYVVAPLFFTNGTRNGITFATRSPEGFRDDDIAILRFVMPALAAVMEMRLVNKQLDHVLRIYVGDEPHRAILSGDIRRGQVKRIRSAILFADMRDYTRISADMTPEEAVDLLNVFFDCLVPPIEREGGEVLKYLGDGLLAIFREPGDDLGGAAKGALTAAEAALAALDEANALHLFSVPVTAGIALHHGEAAYGNVGSGQRLDFTVIGRDVNLASRLSRLNRLLGEPLLMSKPFVDFLWGDPEHCGEHQLDGFPEPMAVYKPKAKAAVLERLRA; translated from the coding sequence ATGCTCGAACGCCGCCCGCCACAGCCCGTACCGCCCACGGCCCTGGCCGATGGGTCGGAGGCGGACGACGTCCCCTTCGGCGCGCTCCAGACCTGCGTGGCCATCCGCGACTGGCTCCTGAGCGAGGGCGCGCGACTGCCCCAGGCCGACGACCTGCTCTCAGGGTTGGCCGAGCGTCTAAACCAGATCGGCGTGCCGGTGGACCGCGCCTCGACGGCGATCGACACCCTGCACTCGGAGTATTCCGGCGTCGGCCGCGTCTGGACGCCCGAATCCGGCACGACCGTGCGGCTGTTCCCGCACGGTGAGGTTTCGGAGCGGGCCTATCACGAGAGCCCGTTCTATACCGTGCACGAATCGGGTGAGTGGCTGCTGCTCGACCTCACCGAGCCTGGCGACGTGCCCTACAGCATCCTGCCCGAGCTGCGGGCCGCGGGTTACACGCACTACGTCGTGGCACCGCTCTTCTTCACCAACGGCACCCGCAACGGCATCACATTCGCGACCCGCTCTCCGGAAGGTTTTCGCGACGACGACATCGCGATCCTGCGCTTCGTGATGCCGGCGCTCGCCGCCGTGATGGAGATGCGCCTCGTCAACAAGCAGCTCGATCACGTGCTGCGGATCTATGTCGGCGACGAGCCGCACCGGGCGATCCTGTCCGGGGACATCCGGCGCGGACAGGTCAAGCGCATTCGCTCGGCGATCCTGTTCGCCGACATGCGCGACTACACCCGCATCTCCGCCGACATGACCCCCGAGGAGGCGGTGGATCTCCTCAACGTGTTCTTCGACTGCCTCGTGCCGCCGATCGAGCGCGAGGGCGGCGAGGTGTTGAAATATCTGGGTGACGGCCTGCTGGCGATCTTCCGCGAGCCCGGCGACGATCTCGGCGGCGCCGCCAAGGGCGCGCTGACCGCGGCGGAGGCGGCGCTCGCCGCCCTCGACGAGGCGAACGCCCTGCACCTCTTCTCCGTACCGGTCACGGCCGGCATCGCGCTCCACCACGGCGAGGCGGCCTACGGCAATGTCGGCTCGGGCCAGCGGCTCGACTTTACGGTGATCGGCCGGGACGTGAACCTCGCGAGCCGCCTGTCGCGCCTCAACCGCTTGCTCGGCGAGCCGCTGCTGATGTCGAAGCCCTTCGTAGACTTCCTCTGGGGCGATCCGGAGCATTGCGGCGAGCACCAGCTCGACGGCTTCCCCGAGCCGATGGCCGTGTACAAGCCGAAGGCGAAGGCCGCGGTTCTGGAACGCCTGCGGGCGTGA